The following nucleotide sequence is from Vulpes lagopus strain Blue_001 chromosome 1, ASM1834538v1, whole genome shotgun sequence.
tttgttctgttctttttcttttattttctggtctctgacctcttcggaatcatctagggtgtgttttacttgatatttttgactcagctcgCGCATActgccactctgcactggacaaaatgactagaaggaagaactcaccacaaaagaaagaacaggaagcaATACTCTGCCACAGAATTACTGAATGTGGATTTAAAtacgatgtcagaaattcaattcagaagtacaaataTAAAGTTACTGgcagctctggaaaaaaaatgtagaggaCTCAAAAGACTTTGTTagtacagaatttagatctaatcaggccaaaattaaaaataatttaactgaaatgcaatccaaactggatgctctaagtgctagggttaatgaggtggaagagagtgTGAGTGCCATAGaagagaagttgaaaaaaaaaaaaagaaaaaaaaagaagacaagttaatggtaaggaaggaagctgaggaacaaagagaaaaacaattaagagctcACGAGGAAAGGCTGAGATAAATAAACGACAGCTCAAGAAGCAAGAATATGCATCTAATtaggattccagaagaggctgagagaaatAGAGGACCCCaaggtatatttgaacaaatcatcgctgagaacttccctaatcttgggaaggaaacagacattcagatccaagaTGTAGAGAGGACCCCGCCAAAAATCAATTCAACACCTCGGCATTTaagagtgaaacttgcaaatttcaaagataaagagaaaatccttaaagcaggtCAAGGCAAGAGATGCCTAGCTTATAAGGGGAGAGATATCAGGTTAACAAAGACCTCGCCAcagacctggcaagccagaaagggctggcaggatatattcagggtcctaaatgagaagaacatgaagccaagaatactgtgtccagcaaagctgtcatttagaataggagagataaagagcttccaggatagacagaaacgaaaagaatatgtgaccaccaaactggctctgcaagaaatattaaggaggaccctgtaaaagaaagagggagccccaaaaaacagggactgaataagtaatatggtgacactaaattcatatctttcagtagttactctgaagGTGAATGGGCTAAacgatcccatcaaaagacacaggatattggactggataaaaaagcaagacctgggactcctgggtggttcagcagttgagcatctgccttcggttcagaacatgatcctggggtcctgggatcgagtcccacgtcgggctccctgcatagagcttacttttccctctgcctgtgtctacctctctgtgtgtcacctcatgaataaataaataaaatcttaaaaaaaaaaagcaagacccacctatatgctgtctacaagagactattTTAGACCCAAGGACACCTccaacctgaaaatgaaagggtggagaaccatttaccattcaaatggtcctcaaaagaaagctgagcctccccacagggacctTGTTTCTGCCTCACTCTATGTCTCATCATCatgtcagataaattaaactttataccaaagactgtagaaAGATATGAAGAGTAAAACTAAATCATACTTAAACAGTCtgtccaaaaaacaaaacaaaacaaaacaaaaaacaaacaaaaaacagtctaTCCAATGAGaagacctaacagtcatgaatatttatgtccctaatgtgggagctgccaagtacatcaatcaattaacaaccaaagtaaacagatacttagataataacacactaATAGTAGGCTTCAAGACGGCACTTTCTGTAagtgacagatcttctaagcagaacatcaccaaagaaacaaggcccttaaaatgatacactggaccaaatagactTCAGATatcacagaacattccatccgaatgcaactgaatgcacactcttctcaagtgcacgtggaactttctccggatagaccacatactgggtcgtaagtcaggtctcaactgataccaaaagactgggattgtcccctgcatattttcagaccacaacgcTCTGAAACtaaaactcaatcacaagaagacatttggaagcaacacatggaggttaaagagcatcctactaaaagatgaaaggatattagagaagaatttaaaagattcatggaaactaataaaaatgaagacacaacgATTCAAAAccggtcctaagagggaaatacatcgcaatacaaaattggaaaaaaatcaaatacacaagctcatttcacacctaaaggaattggaggaagaacagcaaataaagcctacagcaagcaaaagaagagagattaTAAAGATACAAGCAAAACTCAATGAAGTAGAGACCAGAAGCAGCGTAGAACACATcgacaaaaccaggagttggttccttgaaagcattaataaatagataaaccattagccaactttattaaaaggaaaaaaaaagactcaaattagtaaaatcacgaatgaaagaggagagatcacaactaacTAACCAGCCCTTatgcaaattacttaatctctacAAGTCTTTGCCTATCTGTGGaatgggtgcacacacacacacacacatgaaatcaAACTTCAGGTAGGAACAGGATACCCTGGGTGTattgtgtgtgtggaggggagatTTGCGTTAAGAACTCTAGGGACTTTCTGGGAAATGGGATGAGGACTCTGACCCCCTTTTCCATTAGCCAAAACTCCAGAAACCTGTCTTTGTGGACAGGTTCAGTGGTTAGGGGGACAAGAGGCCCTGCCCCAGTCACTGAAGGGGTCCAGCCCGTGATATGGTGAGCGTACTATTGCCCCCTGTTTGGGTCCACCTGCCTCCGACAAGCCTACACCTGCCAGAGAGGATGTAAGAGCTAGAAGAGCCAGGAAAATTCAGCTAGAAATGTCTTTACTGGGCACAGCAGTGGGATAAAGGAACCTCGGAGAGGACCATCCCTTTCTCAAGCTGTGCTGGCAGCTGTGGCCACCTCCTGGAGTCCACAGACCTGAAGAAGTCCTGAGGACACTTGGACACTTTGTAGGGAGTCCCTGTCACTCAGATGGTGTCTTCTGAGAGCCTGTGACTCACTGAGCCTGGTGTGAGGCACTGGTAGGAATGCTGCGGTGTGCAGGAAGAGTCCTACCtacccaggtgtgtgtgtgtgtgtgtgtgtgcacacgcgcacATGCGTGTGCATGCAGGTTAAATGAATAGCCCTTCTGGTGACGCAGAAGAATCCCCAGTCCGGGAGTCTGGAGACCTGCAGTGTGAGCTCCGGTGTTAATTCGCTCACTAAGACTTGAGCAGATTCATTTCCTGCCTCGATCTCACTCCCTTCATCTCTGAAACGGTCTGACCCTATTAAGACTCCTTCCCACGACAGCGGCCCATACACATCGTTTGTTACTCCATTTTTGTTCCCCATTCACTTTCCAAAGGTCTCTTTCCAGGCTCAGCGCCTCTTCTCCTTGAGGGTCTGTCTGGGTCAGCCTTACATGCACGTACAAGAGGAGAATCCACAGGTGGGAGACTCCACAGCCGAGACACCCAACGCTCAGTCGTCCCGCGTATACCATTTATTGTTGACTCTGTACACCAAGTTTGTTACAGGCAGCAGCCAGCAAAGACAGTCCCCAACCCTGCCCTCCAGGGCTCACAGTCTATAAAAGCCTGGGGGCCTAGAAATTTCTAAATGCGTCACCAAGCACCTGGGCCTATTTGCAATGATTCCCTAAGCGAGGCAAACACCATCTACTGTTGAAGGCAGCGGCAGGAAGGCAGCGGGCTGGTTGGTGCGATGGCCTCTCCTcgggggagggagagcacagcTGGGCGAAGTCTGGCCTGGAGAAGCGCCTGCCCCTTCTCTGAACCGCACTGAGGGCTTCCTCCCcgagcccacccccaccccctccccaaccgCTCGGGTTCGGTTCTGGCTGTGGGCCCGTGGGCTGGACTCTGGGCGGTTTGTAGCTAGAGGCTAGGACCCAGCGGGGGTCTGCGTACCGGCGCTCGGTCTCTAGGTCTCTCTCGCTGCCTGCTCTCCGGAAGCTTCCTGAGTGTGGAAACAGTTGCCTGAAACTGCTCTTTCCTTGACGGACGGGTGGGCTTCGGGATCTCCTGTGTTGACAAGCTTCCGATCCACGCAGTCCCAAACAGGTGCCAACGGCTCAGACCGTAGGAAACCACAGGCAAGCGGCCCTCCTCTTCTTTATGGATGAAAGCCCAGGACAGGCCATGGGGTCTTGTACAAGCGTGAAGAGAAGAAAACCCACAGCCCGCGGAATAATGTTGCAGAGGAAAGAGTGAGTTTAGACCCATCTCCAGGGGATAACCGTCGTGCCCACGCACAGGGGTGTTGTcaggcttaaaaagaaaatgctcgTTCGGTCCTTTAAAGGGTATCTAGACACCCTAAGTGTTTTTGAGGAACAGTGGCTCCAACTGGCttttattctctttcctcctaCGTTGACTCTTCACTCCAAATGGAGGCTGCTGCTACTGGCAAGGCATCCTAGGGGCCGGTAGGCAAATGGGGAAATTAAAGTGGATTCTGTGGCCTACCTCAACTTTGGGGGACCAGGAAGCTCACTCCAGTCCTGAGAAGTGAGCAGATGCAATGTCTTACTGGAAAAGAAACCTCATCCAGCTTTTCTGGTAGCTCCCTGACCAGACAACATGGCTCAGAAAGGCCAAAGCCCTGCTGAGGAAGAGGAGACCCAATGGCTCCATCCAATCCACTCTGATGGGAGGAAGGAACAGGCAAGCTCAAAGGGTCAGGTAACGGGTTCACCACCCCCACTGGGGGGGTGCCCTGCATGGAGACATCTCAGGACAGCTGCCCTCAGGTTAGCCTATGGCCTGGGGAAACATGCTGATATCCTGGGCCCGCGAGAAAGGAACGCCAAAGTCATGGCCAATGCCACAAATACCCAAGCGTTCTGGGTTCAGATTGGCGGGACATTCTAGGTGAAAAGGATGCCTCCTTCCCCTCACTGCCATGTCTGGCCTGCTTGCACCCTTGCACAATGAGACATTGTCGTCTGCTCCTAAGGAACACCTCGAGGAGTACATGCTTCTCCCTGGAGGAAAGCAGCCCAGCTTCCCCGGAGGCCCCAGAATCAACTGGGCAGGCCACCATCGGGTGGAAAGATGCCCATGCCCCAAGCTCTGGGCTCACTTCCTCTTGGGTCCTGGCAAGTCTCAGAACATGTCCACcggttgctataaacattttgaaaCGTTTTGGAAACCCAGATTTACGCTGGGGAGATGTCATTTGCCTTTGACAGGCCCCATCTTTCCCAGATTCTCCAGGACACAGAGTAAAAACTATGCAGTGTGCTAGTTCTTGTGCACATCCCTTCCTGGACCCTTTTTGTTGGGGGCCTGTCAGCATCATGCTGCTAAGACCTCGGGggatttcttatttgttttgtgggACAGAGGAAACAAGGAAGAGCCggtcaggattttctttttctttttttttccagtcaggATTTTCAAATGCTTATAGCACTGGCTGCAGCTCTTTCCTGGGCAGAGACCTGAAGTTCTCCATTTCACTGCTTTACTTTGGGACTGATAGACCAGTTGTCCAGACAGAAACATGAGTTGCCATGAACACAGTTTCTTTACCAGCATAAATATGTGTGTAGCAGGGAGGGTGATGAAAGCAGGTATTTATGTGGTTGTAACCCAAGGAACCAAACAACTCAACTCTTATAACCAGGCCACAGGCAGAAGGAACTCTGGAGAGCCCCCAGACCCAGGGTGACCCATCTGTGTGCCTGGTGTTGCCTACTGTATGCGAGcattctgaacttcagtttctagCTGACTGGAACACTGGTGGAGAATCTTACCACACTAGAAGGATTACCAGGTTCCATTACACTCGGCTGTTCAATTAAAGGATCTCATGTCTGAACTATTTCACTTCCCCCAAATggaaagtgaaaattaaaaacagacataGGCATAGCATGCCCAAaaggcccaggcagaggggccTCCAATGAGCAGCAGACAGCTGGCTGGCAGAGAAAGGGGTGTCAGGACGACCCTGACCAGGCCGTTCTGGGTGACTTGGGGTGTGGGGATCCGATTACATCTCCTGTCCAGGCCATAACACACCCACATTGACTCCTCCACCCCTGAGAGCTGGGCCTTGGCAAGGGCGGGCTGGCAGGGGCAGTGAGGGGCCGTCCAGGCTCATGGGGACCCACCTCCACAATCCTGTCCTCTCCAGTCAAAGCCCAGGATGGAAGATACTAGTGATGTCTAGTTTCTTGATCTGGATGCTGATTCCATGGGCGCGAACTGCTTGTGAAGATCCATCAAACTCTACACAACCATGCTCCCACTTTTCTGTGTGcatgttatacttcaataaaaagctAAAAGATAAAAACCCTGGGATGAACATAAGGACCCCCAGGTTCTAGGGTGCTTTCTCATCTAGTACTAATAAGCCGATTTTAAGAGTTTTTAGGGGTCAGACATTCTACATGATCTTATTTCTCAAAGGACCAAAATGTTCAAGTCAAAATTTGCAGTTCGGAAATCTTCTTTACAAGGCTGGCTTGCCGCACAGGtgcccttcttccttttccaggtAACGACCCCGTGAGAGATGCTGATAGCAGCTCTCCCTGCAGGAACTGAGCGGCCTCTTTCGCACCCTGCAGCCAGGCCCTTGGCAGCTTTCAGGACGCCAGCCGAGCAGGTGGGAGCCTTTTGGAGGAGAGAACTCACCCTGCTTTCAGGAGCGGAAACTCACGGGAGATCTTTCATTTGAGGGGACAGGGGAGAGCCATGCCCCAAAGGCagggagcaaaggaaggaaaatcaaCTTACATCCTACTTGGGAGAGAAGCTGTCCCCATGGAGAACTCTTCCCACAAAGTGAGCAGGAATGGTAACTGAGTCCAGAGGCCAGCATGGCCATGGGCCAGGAGAGCTTGTCAGAGGAGAGCTGGTGAAGGCTGTGGAGAGGGCTTTCTCACATGAAGCCCGGGGACATGAATTAGAAACCCCGTGGGGTTCTTGCCAAGGCCAGTTGGGTCTTCCTGGTGGTAAGAAGGCCCTGCGAGAGCTGGTTCTCCTGTGGTTCTCTAGAGGAGAACCAGGCAGGTCTCTTGGAGACCAGCAAGAGGAAGCAGGGGGTGGCTCTGTGGACGCAGGGGTGGAGGTAGGACAATGAAATTCCCAGATCCTCCAGTGGTCCCACTGGTCCACAACCCTGCCTCCAGCCCACCTCTTCAACACTCGTTGGGCGCCTTCATCTGCATCAGGACTGCGTGGTTCCTCTTCTTGCAACAGCAACAGCAGATGCAGGCAACCAGGGAACAGGCCAGGGCAATGATGCCAATGACAATGGCAGCAATGGCCAGCCCGCTCTGGGCCTGGGTCATGCCCCACGTGCTGCGGTCGTCAGTGACCTCAATGGTGGTCAGATCAGTGTAGTCCTCCACAGGGCTGGTGAACTCAGTAGTGGAGATGGAGGTGGTATCAGGGAAGCTGGGTGTGTCTGGGTACTGTGGTGTTTCCGGGTAGCTGGGGACCTCGGGGATCATTGGCACCTGGACACTGGGGACAGCAACGTTGACGTTGATGATGATGAGGGACTGGCCTCGGACACTGGGTGGGCTGAAACATACTGGGAGAGTGTCTGTCCCCAACCTGGGTTTGTTGAGCAGGAGCCAGTTGTGGAGTGGAAGGATGTCTGAGTCACACCTCCAGGGGTTGTCATAGAGCCTCAGCTCACACAGGTTCCCCAGGTGATCGAAGATGCCCATGGGCAGGTTCTCCAGCTGGTTGTTCTGCAGCTGGATGGTCATGAGGCCGTTGACATTGGCGAAGATATTCCCCGGGAGCTGTCTGAGGCGGTTGTTCTGCAAGGAGATGTTCTGCAGGTTGACCAACATGCGGAAGACGCTCCCGTCCAGCTCTTGCAGCGCGTTGGTGTGGAGGGACAGCTCCCGCAGCTCCACCAGCCCATTGAAGGCATCTGGGGAGATGTAGTTGATCTGGTTGCGGCTGAGGATCAGGACCTGCAGCTGGCGGAGGTTGCTGAAGACGTTGTCAGGCAGAGAAGTGATGTGGTTGTCGTAGAGCCAGAGCTCACGCAGATTGTGCATGGGCCCAAAGATCCCTGGTGAGAGCTCCTTCAGGGAATTCCCAAAAAGCGTAAGACGGTTGAGCTGGGGCAGCTGCATGAAGATGCCAGGAGGCAACTGGGAGATGTGGTTGTTGGACAGATAGAGCTTCTGGAGGTTACGGTTGTTGTGGAAGAGGCCAGGGGAGAGCATACCAATCTGGTTTTGCTGTAGGGCCAGCTCCTGGAGGTTCCCACATCCATCAAATGTGCCCATAGGGATTTCTGAGAGCCTGTTCTCATACAGTCGGAGGACCTGGAGGTTGCCCAGGCGCTGGAAGATCCTGGGCGAGAGGTGGGTGAGGCTATTCTTGCCTAGATTGAGCTTCGTGAGGCCCACCAGGTGGTCAAAGACACCGTCGGGGATATATTCCAGGTGGTTGCCATGCAGCTGCAGCTCTTTGAGGTTGCTGAACTGGGAGAAGTGTGCTGGCTGGATCTGCACCAGCTGGTTGCTGGACAGAAGGAGTGACTCGAGGTTGTTCAAGCCCTGGAAGAGGCCAATAGGCAGAACCTGAAGCTTGTTGTTGGCGAGGCTGAGGTAACGCAGTGACCCTAGGTTGCGGAAGGCACCAGGCATGATGTGGGACAGCTCATTCTTCTCAATCCTCAGGGCAATGAGGGCCGAGATGTTGAGGAACGGGGACTCGTTGAGTTCAGTGATGTGCGTGTTGAGGATCTGCAGGCTCATGGCGTTCCAGGGCAGGGGAGCGGGCACTGTCACGATGCGCGCCCCAGTGCACTCCACCTGGGAGGCTCTGGAGCAGGTGCACTCACTTGGGCAGCCATAGTAGGCCAGCCCCGCGCTCCAGGCCTGGCAGCCCACCAGCAAAAGAAGGTAGTGTTTCAGCGGCATGGTCTCTGCAAGGGGAGACAGCAACCTAGTCAGGATCACCTCACCGCACTGCTGGGGGTTTAAGCCAACATCTGGCTTGCCTTTGAACTCCATCACCACGCCCCGACTTACGCCACCTGTGGTCTAGTCATCAAGCGTCTTCACCTTCTCCCTATGCCCTTGCCCAAGCAACTGCCTCCACCCAGAGTACTCTTGGTCCTTATCTGAGTCCTGC
It contains:
- the LOC121481163 gene encoding leucine-rich repeat-containing protein 15, producing MPLKHYLLLLVGCQAWSAGLAYYGCPSECTCSRASQVECTGARIVTVPAPLPWNAMSLQILNTHITELNESPFLNISALIALRIEKNELSHIMPGAFRNLGSLRYLSLANNKLQVLPIGLFQGLNNLESLLLSSNQLVQIQPAHFSQFSNLKELQLHGNHLEYIPDGVFDHLVGLTKLNLGKNSLTHLSPRIFQRLGNLQVLRLYENRLSEIPMGTFDGCGNLQELALQQNQIGMLSPGLFHNNRNLQKLYLSNNHISQLPPGIFMQLPQLNRLTLFGNSLKELSPGIFGPMHNLRELWLYDNHITSLPDNVFSNLRQLQVLILSRNQINYISPDAFNGLVELRELSLHTNALQELDGSVFRMLVNLQNISLQNNRLRQLPGNIFANVNGLMTIQLQNNQLENLPMGIFDHLGNLCELRLYDNPWRCDSDILPLHNWLLLNKPRLGTDTLPVCFSPPSVRGQSLIIINVNVAVPSVQVPMIPEVPSYPETPQYPDTPSFPDTTSISTTEFTSPVEDYTDLTTIEVTDDRSTWGMTQAQSGLAIAAIVIGIIALACSLVACICCCCCKKRNHAVLMQMKAPNEC